From Carassius auratus strain Wakin chromosome 22, ASM336829v1, whole genome shotgun sequence, a single genomic window includes:
- the LOC113040056 gene encoding Rieske domain-containing protein yields the protein MTSPEDESVPWRLIGPVSELSKKQCRLIYSSEGRDADVCLFQVNGEFFAMDARCAHSGGPLCDGDIEEADGVLQVFCPWHDYDFNLKTGKSSTGLQQQVFEVKLEDGNVYVKHASELSLQPFGQVKEN from the exons ATGACTTCTCCAGAAGATGAGAGTGTTCCCTGGAGGCTAATAGGCCCTGTGTCGGAGCTGTCCAAGAAACAATGCCGACTGATCTATTCGTCTGAGGGACGCGACGCGGATGTTTGCCTGTTTCAGGTGAACGGGGAATTCTTCGCGATGGACGCTCGCTGCGCTCATTCGG GAGGTCCGCTGTGTGATGGAGATATCGAGGAGGCCGATGGTGTTCTTCAGGTTTTCTGTCCTTGGCATGACTATGACTTCAATCTCAAAACGGGGAAATCAAGCACAGGTTTACAG CAACAAGTTTTTGAAGTGAAATTGGAGGATGGCAATGTATACGTCAAGCACGCAAGTGAGCTCTCGTTACAACCTTTTGGCCAGGTCAAGGAAAACTGA
- the LOC113040054 gene encoding cartilage intermediate layer protein 1-like, which translates to MHLAISGCGTMWDFTVGTLALSTVFVVSLAQGPIWDSSHLQRLNKTDRNRKLAYNSLVDPKTTGVTEWTSWFNIDHPGGNGDYERLEAIRFYYRERVCSRPVAIEARTTDWVAAADTGEVVHSSLEKGFWCINKEQPFGRICSNYHVRFQCPPVHSYWTDWNEWTPCSATACNDVGIQVRQRKCMSTQPLPLLLSPVCVGPHIERRECSTPPCEAVWSQWGLWSACSVTCGKGRRTRRRTCHRSSTKIQCTGRPVEVQKCGNPCPVACKRVCPGGRPSKDCSYCICDGQILHGEVFSVTGVPVPNATVALASQAKVVRAHTDAKGQFKIDGLCTSPQTRVVIEKDKFAPVTLPVSNNSTDELWVRAILRSSEKPYIEKHPEDKVRYEGQRATLCCRATGSPKPDKYYWYHNGTLLNRTIYKYDEDLILRDLKPEQSGQYHCKATSLTGSIKSTSAVLTVFAKGTPACNSTPENHLIKLPLDCKQPGTDSKFYNAGRCPHNKCPGSLDFDMRCRDGSGFCCGVKQMNARKINCGRYTLPIKVVSECGCQTCVEPKILVRGRVVSADNDEPLRFGHIYIGKERIGTTGYQGGFTIQVSPDTQRLVVNFVDPSQKFIDTIKVFIFDKRGGSVYHDVKVMRKQEPVDINAAESNTIYLGEIKDEDPIGQLVIPPNSFHKNTGEVYEGTVKASVTFLDPRNITMAAAAPGDLNFVDNEGDMLPLRTYGMFSVDFRDGANQEVLGTGAVQVLLDTEHVKMQEHIPAMKLWSLNPDTGIWEEESNFQPTQTTVAGTGRNKREERTFLIGNMEIRERRLFNLDVPENRRCYVKVRAYMSDKFLPNEQLEGVVINLINLEPKPGYSSNPRAWGRFDSVITGPNGACLPAFCDAQRADAYTAYVTAIMGGEELEAAPSMPKMNPNIIGVSQPYLGKLDYQRSDHEDPALKKTAFRINLSKPNPNNFDETNGPIYPYQSLIACENAPVDANHFRFFRVEKDKYEYNVVPFEESDLTSWTGDYLSWWPNPQEFRACYIKVKIHGATEIMVRSRNMGGTHPQTRGQLYGIRDIRSTRDLHHPNTSAACLEFKCSGMLFDQGIVDRSLISVIPQGNCRRLGINGLLQEYLIKHPPVLQNNESHAFNMLAPVDPLGHNYGIYTVTDQNPRVAKEIAIGRCFDGTSDGFSREMKSDSGVALTFSCPKRTVNRESLFQRLQTNPGLTLTQMAREMRESQGLQVRRGSTQMVAYPFGQQGRSQNRGATNNNRRRPATRTEPRQ; encoded by the exons ATGCAT CTGGCCATCAGTGGCTGTGGCACTATGTGGGACTTCACAGTCGGGACGTTGGCGCTGTCTACCGTCTTTGTAGTGTCTCTGGCACAag GACCCATCTGGGACAGCTCACATCTTCAGAGGTTAAACAAAACCGACAGGAACAGAAAGCTGGCTTACAACAGCCTCGTGGATCCAAAGACCACAG GTGTAACCGAGTGGACATCCTGGTTCAATATCGACCATCCAGGAGGAAACGGTGACTACGAGAGGCTAGAAGCCATCCGCTTCTACTACCGAGAAAGGGTCTGCTCACGACCTGTAGCCATCGAGGCCCGTACCACGGACTGGGTTGCAGCCGCGGACACGGGGGAGGTGGTCCATTCCAGTCTGGAAAAAGGCTTCTGGTGTATCAATAAGGAGCAGCCATTTGGTCGCATCTGTTCCAACTACCATGTGCGATTCCAGTGTCCACCAG TCCACTCATACTGGACTGACTGGAATGAATGGACGCCTTGCTCTGCCACTGCCTGTAACGATGTTGGCATCCAAGTCCGTCAGAGGAAATGCATGAGCACACAACCTCTTCCACTGCTTCTTTCGCCTGTTTGTGTGGGACCCCACATTGAACGAAGAGAGTGTTCAACCCCGCCATGCGAAG CTGTGTGGAGCCAATGGGGTTTGTGGAGTGCTTGCTCAGTGACCTGCGGTAAAGGCCGCAGAACAAGACGTAGGACATGTCACAGATCTTCTACTAAGATTCAGTGTACAGGACGACCTGTAGAGGTCCAAAAATGTGGAAATCCATGTCCAG tggcATGCAAACGTGTCTGTCCTGGGGGACGTCCCAGTAAGGACTGTAGCTACTGTATCTGTGATGGACAAATACTACATGGGGAGGTCTTCAGTGTTACAGGTGTCCCTGTGCCAAATGCAACAGTGGCTCTGGCTAGCCAAGCCAAGGTTGTCCGCGCCCACACTGATGCCAAGGGCCAGTTCAAGATTGATGGACTGTGCACCAGCCCACAGACCCGAGTGGTCATAGAAAAGGATAAATTTGCACCCGTCACTCTCCCTGTTTCCAACAATAGCACTGATGAACTCTGGGTACGGGCCATCTTACGATCCTCAG AAAAGCCGTATATTGAGAAGCACCCAGAAGACAAAGTGCGTTATGAGGGACAACGTGCAACCCTTTGCTGTAGAGCCACAGGATCGCCAAAACCTGACAAATATTACTG GTATCACAACGGAACCTTACTGAATCGCACAATATACAAGTATGATGAAGATCTGATTTTGCGAGACCTGAAACCAGAGCAGTCAGGGCAATATCACTGCAAAGCAACTAGTCTGACAGGCAGCATAAAGTCTACTTCAGCTGTCCTCACTGTTTTCG ccAAAGGAACACCAGCATGCAACTCGACACCTGAAAATCACCTGATAAAATTGCCATTAGACTGCAAGCAGCCTGGAACAGACTCCAAGTTTTACAATGCAGGTCGTTGTCCACACAACAAATGCCCCGGATCGCTGGACTTTGACATGCGTTGCAGGGATGGATCTGGCTTCTGCTGTGGGGTCAAACAAATGAACGCTAGAAAGATCAACTGTGGCCGTTACACCCTGCCAATCAAAGTCGTTAGTGAGTGTGGCTGCCAGACTTGTGTGGAGCCCAAAATTCTTGTACGGGGAAGGGTGGTGTCAGCAGACAATGATGAACCCCTGCGCTTTGGACATATTTACATAGGGAAGGAACGGATAGGTACCACAGGATATCAGGGTGGGTTCACAATCCAGGTGTCTCCAGATACACAGCGTCTTGTTGTAAACTTTGTTGACCCTTCTCAGAAGTTCATTGATACAATCAAGGTTTTTATCTTTGACAAGAGAGGAGGTTCTGTCTATCATGATGTAAAAGTGATGAGGAAGCAGGAACCTGTTGATATAAACGCTGCAGAAAGCAATACCATTTACCTAGGTGAAATAAAAGATGAGGACCCTATTGGTCAACTGGTCATACCTCCAAACTCTTTCCATAAAAACACAGGGGAAGTGTACGAAGGGACTGTTAAGGCCAGCGTCACGTTCCTTGACCCTCGCAATATTACTATGGCTGCTGCCGCTCCTGGCGATCTCAACTTTGTAGACAATGAAGGAGACATGCTACCTCTTAGGACATATGGAATGTTTTCAGTAGATTTCCGAGATGGAGCAAACCAGGAGGTTCTAGGAACTGGTGCTGTCCAGGTTCTCCTTGATACAGAGCATGTAAAAATGCAGGAGCACATCCCTGCTATGAAACTCTGGTCCCTCAATCCCGATACTGGCATTTGGGAGGAGGAGAGTAACTTTCAACCCACACAAACTACTGTTGCTGGCACCGGGAGGAACAAACGAGAGGAGCGCACCTTCCTGATAGGGAATATGGAAATCAGGGAGCGTAGATTGTTCAATCTCGATGTACCTGAGAATCGCCGTTGCTATGTCAAAGTGAGGGCGTACATGAGTGACAAGTTCCTGCCCAACGAGCAACTAGAAGGAGTGGTAATAAACTTGATAAACCTGGAGCCTAAGCCAGGCTACTCGTCAAATCCGAGGGCTTGGGGACGCTTTGATAGTGTGATAACGGGACCAAACGGTGCTTGTCTTCCAGCTTTCTGTGATGCTCAGAGGGCTGACGCATACACGGCTTACGTCACAGCTATAATGGGAGGTGAGGAACTGGAAGCAGCCCCCTCAATGCCAAAAATGAATCCAAACATTATTGGTGTGTCTCAGCCGTACTTAGGGAAGTTAGATTACCAGCGCTCCGATCATGAGGATCCAGCACTTAAGAAAACAGCTTTTCGAATCAACCTATCCAAACCAAACCCTAACAATTTTGATGAAACGAACGGACCAATCTATCCTTATCAGAGTTTAATTGCATGTGAAAATGCACCTGTTGATGCCAACCACTTTCGTTTCTTCCGTGTCGAGAAAGATAAATATGAGTACAATGTGGTACCCTTTGAGGAGAGTGACCTCACGTCTTGGACTGGAGATTATCTTTCCTGGTGGCCAAATCCACAAGAGTTCAGGGCTTGCTACATCAAAGTTAAGATTCATGGAGCTACAGAAATCATGGTACGGTCAAGAAACATGGGTGGCACTCATCCTCAGACAAGAGGTCAGTTGTATGGCATTAGAGACATTCGTAGTACCCGTGACTTACACCATCCTAATACCTCTGCTGCTTGTCTTGAGTTCAAGTGCAGCGGGATGCTCTTTGATCAAGGTATTGTAGATAGGTCACTAATTTCTGTCATCCCACAAGGGAACTGTCGTCGTCTAGGCATCAATGGTCTCCTCCAAGAGTATCTGATAAAGCATCCCCCTGTTCTTCAGAACAATGAATCTCATGCTTTCAATATGTTAGCTCCTGTCGATCCACTTGGACACAATTATGGAATATACACTGTCACTGACCAGAACCCACGCGTTGCTAAAGAGATTGCCATTGGCCGCTGCTTTGATGGAACTTCAGATGGTTTTTCCAGGGAGATGAAGTCAGATTCTGGAGTGGCACTGACGTTCAGCTGCCCTAAAAGAACTGTGAATCGTGAGAGCTTATTCCAGCGCTTGCAAACAAATCCTGGCCTAACACTAACACAGATGGCACGGGAGATGAGGGAGTCACAGGGACTGCAAGTCAGAAGAGGGTCAACCCAAATGGTGGCCTACCCTTTTGGCCAGCAGGGCAGGAGCCAGAACCGCGGAGCCACGAACAATAACAGAAGGAGACCAGCTACAAGGACAGAACCAAGACAGTAG